In Pongo abelii isolate AG06213 chromosome X, NHGRI_mPonAbe1-v2.0_pri, whole genome shotgun sequence, one DNA window encodes the following:
- the ZBED1 gene encoding E3 SUMO-protein ligase ZBED1 translates to MENKSLESSQTDLKLVAHPRAKSKVWKYFGFDTNAEGCILQWKKIYCRICMAQIAYSGNTSNLSYHLEKNHPEEFCEFVKSNTEQMREAFATAFSKLKPESSQQPGQDALAVKAGHGYDSKKQQELTAAVLGLICEGLYPASIVDEPTFKVLLKTADPRYELPSRKYISTKAIPEKYGAVREVILKELAEATWCGISTDMWRSENQNRAYVTLAAHFLGLGVPNCLSVGSRCLKTFEVPEENTAETITRVLYEVFIEWGISAKVFGATTNYGKDIVKACSLLDIAVHMPCLGHTFNAGIQQAFQLPKLGALLSRCRKLVEYFQQSAVAMYMLYEKQKQQNMAHCMLVSNRVSWWGSTLAMLQRLKEQQFVIAGVLVEDSNNHHLMLEASEWATIEGLVELLQPFKQVAEMLSASKYPTISMVKPLLHMLLNTTLNIKETDSKELSMAKEVIAKELSKTYQETPEIDMFLNVATFLDPRYKRLPFLSAFERQQVENRVVEEAKGLLDKVKDGGYRPAEDKIFPVPEEPPVKKLMRTSTPPPTSVINNMLAEIFCQTGGVEDQEEWHAQVVEELSNFKSQKVLGLNEDPLKWWSDRLALFPLLPKVLQKYWCVTATRVAPERLFGSAANVVSAKRNRLAPAHVDEQVFLYENARSGAEAEPEDQDEGEWGLDQEQVFSLGDGVSGGFFGIRDSSFL, encoded by the coding sequence ATGGAGAATAAAAGCCTGGAGAGCTCCCAGACAGACCTGAAGCTGGTGGCCCACCCCCGCGCCAAGAGCAAGGTGTGGAAGTATTTCGGCTTCGACACCAACGCCGAGGGATGCATCCTGCAGTGGAAGAAAATCTACTGCCGCATCTGCATGGCCCAGATTGCCTACTCCGGAAACACCTCCAACCTGTCCTACCACCTGGAGAAGAACCACCCCGAGGAATTCTGCGAGTTCGTCAAGAGCAACACGGAGCAGATGCGTGAGGCTTTTGCCACCGCCTTCTCCAAGCTGAAGCCCGAGTCGTCCCAGCAGCCCGGGCAGGACGCGCTGGCCGTCAAGGCCGGCCACGGCTATGACAGCAAGAAGCAGCAGGAACTGACGGCCGCCGTGCTGGGCCTCATCTGCGAGGGGCTGTACCCGGCCTCCATCGTGGATGAGCCCACCTTCAAGGTGCTGCTGAAGACGGCCGACCCCCGGTACGAGCTGCCCAGCCGGAAGTACATCTCCACCAAGGCCATCCCTGAGAAGTACGGGGCCGTCCGGGAGGTGATCCTGAAGGAGCTGGCCGAGGCCACCTGGTGTGGCATCTCCACCGACATGTGGAGGAGTGAGAACCAGAACCGCGCCTACGTCACGCTGGCCGCTCACTTCCTGGGCCTGGGCGTCCCCAACTGCCTGTCCGTGGGCTCCCGCTGCCTGAAGACCTTCGAGGTGCCCGAAGAGAACACAGCGGAGACCATTACGCGGGTGCTCTATGAGGTCTTCATCGAGTGGGGCATCAGCGCCAAGGTCTTCGGGGCCACCACCAACTACGGCAAGGACATCGTGAAGGCGTGCTCCCTGCTGGACATCGCCGTGCACATGCCCTGCCTGGGCCACACCTTCAATGCCGGCATCCAGCAGGCCTTCCAGCTCCCGAAGCTGGGGGCACTGCTGTCGCGCTGTCGCAAACTGGTGGAATACTTCCAGCAGTCTGCCGTGGCCATGTACATGCTCTAtgagaagcagaagcagcagaacATGGCCCACTGCATGCTGGTGAGCAACCGCGTCTCCTGGTGGGGGAGCACGCTGGCCATGCTGCAGCGCCTCAAGGAGCAGCAGTTCGTCATCGCCGGGGTCCTGGTGGAGGACAGCAACAACCACCACCTCATGCTGGAGGCCAGCGAGTGGGCCACCATTGAGGGGCTGGTCGAGCTCCTGCAGCCCTTCAAGCAGGTGGCCGAGATGCTGTCGGCCTCCAAGTACCCCACCATCAGCATGGTGAAGCCGCTGCTGCACATGCTCCTCAACACCACGCTCAACATCAAGGAGACTGACTCCAAGGAGCTCAGCATGGCCAAGGAGGTCATCGCCAAGGAGCTTTCCAAGACCTACCAGGAGACGCCCGAGATTGACATGTTTCTCAACGTCGCCACCTTCCTGGACCCCCGCTACAAGAGGCTgcccttcctctctgccttcgAGCGGCAGCAGGTGGAGAACCGCGTGGTGGAAGAGGCCAAGGGCCTGCTGGACAAGGTCAAAGACGGCGGCTACCGGCCGGCCGAGGACAAGATCTTCCCGGTGCCTGAGGAGCCTCCCGTAAAGAAGCTCATGCGGACGTCCACGCCTCCGCCCACCAGCGTCATCAACAACATGCTGGCCGAGATCTTCTGCCAGACAGGCGGCGTGGAGGACCAGGAAGAGTGGCATGCCCAGGTGGTGGAGGAGCTGAGCAACTTCAAGTCCCAGAAGGTGCTTGGCCTCAACGAAGACCCCCTCAAGTGGTGGTCAGACCGCCTGGCCCTCTTCCCCCTGCTGCCCAAGGTGCTGCAGAAGTACTGGTGCGTGACGGCCACGCGCGTCGCGCCTGAGCGTCTCTTCGGTTCTGCCGCCAACGTGGTCAGCGCCAAGAGGAACCGGCTGGCTCCCGCACACGTGGACGAGCAGGTGTTTCTGTATGAGAACGCCCGGAGTGGGGCGGAGGCAGAACCCGAGGACCAGGACGAGGGGGAGTGGGGCCTGGACCAGGAGCAGGTGTTCTCCTTGGGGGATGGCGTCAGCGGCGGTTTCTTTGGCATCAGGGACAGCAGCTTCCTGTAG